Proteins co-encoded in one Novosphingobium sp. PP1Y genomic window:
- a CDS encoding Maf family protein: MIVLASKSASRRAMLEAAQIPFCTQPAHVDERAIEADLGAVPAGEVALALARAKALAVSHNAPGTLVLGSDSLVTCDGFRFDKPGTREAATEHLRFFSGKVMKLHSAAALARDGEVVWAEGGLAELHVIAMSDGFIADYLEAEWPEVSGCVGVFRFEGRGVQLFEKVDGDYFTILGMPLLKVQAALRELGVMKK, translated from the coding sequence ATGATCGTTCTCGCATCCAAGAGTGCATCGCGTCGCGCGATGCTGGAAGCTGCCCAGATTCCCTTCTGCACGCAGCCGGCACATGTCGACGAACGTGCGATCGAAGCAGATCTTGGCGCGGTTCCGGCTGGTGAAGTCGCGCTCGCCCTCGCCAGGGCCAAGGCCCTTGCGGTTTCGCATAATGCACCCGGTACGCTGGTGCTGGGCAGCGACTCCCTCGTCACCTGCGACGGTTTCCGGTTCGACAAGCCCGGAACGCGCGAGGCCGCGACCGAACATCTCCGCTTCTTTTCCGGCAAGGTCATGAAGCTGCACAGCGCGGCAGCCCTGGCGCGCGATGGAGAAGTGGTCTGGGCCGAAGGCGGCCTCGCCGAACTGCACGTGATCGCCATGTCCGATGGCTTCATCGCCGATTACCTCGAGGCCGAATGGCCCGAAGTGTCAGGCTGCGTCGGTGTCTTCCGCTTCGAAGGCCGGGGCGTGCAGCTGTTCGAGAAAGTCGATGGCGACTATTTCACCATCCTGGGCATGCCGCTGCTCAAGGTGCAGGCGGCACTGCGCGAACTGGGAGTGATGAAGAAATGA
- the coaE gene encoding dephospho-CoA kinase (Dephospho-CoA kinase (CoaE) performs the final step in coenzyme A biosynthesis.) — MGKSTVAQMLRELGVPVFDADAAVHALQGPGGRLLPAIEEAFPGTTGARGVDRPKLGAAVFGDKEKLARLEAIVHPAVAEMRQEFLRENSDKPLIVFDIPLLYEKGGAQGLDAVAVVSAPSGAQRERVLARPGMTEEKFEQILSLQVPDCEKRARADHVIDTGTSLAETREQVARLVAAMASA; from the coding sequence ATGGGCAAATCGACAGTGGCACAGATGCTGCGCGAACTGGGCGTTCCCGTGTTCGATGCGGACGCGGCGGTGCATGCGCTGCAGGGCCCGGGTGGCCGCCTGCTTCCGGCGATCGAGGAAGCCTTTCCCGGAACCACCGGCGCGCGAGGCGTGGATCGGCCGAAGCTGGGCGCCGCGGTCTTCGGGGACAAGGAAAAGCTCGCCCGGCTCGAAGCCATCGTGCATCCTGCCGTGGCCGAAATGCGGCAGGAATTCCTCCGGGAAAACTCAGATAAACCTCTGATCGTATTCGATATCCCCCTCCTTTATGAAAAAGGCGGAGCGCAAGGGCTCGATGCCGTGGCCGTCGTTTCCGCCCCCTCCGGGGCCCAGCGCGAAAGGGTCCTGGCGCGGCCGGGCATGACGGAGGAAAAGTTCGAGCAGATCCTGTCCCTGCAGGTACCGGACTGCGAAAAGCGGGCGCGGGCCGACCATGTCATCGACACCGGTACAAGCCTTGCCGAAACGCGCGAACAGGTCGCCCGATTGGTTGCTGCGATGGCTAGCGCATAA
- the dnaQ gene encoding DNA polymerase III subunit epsilon, with amino-acid sequence MREIIFDTETTGFDPKNGDRMVEIGCIEMVNRVLTGRTFHAYFNPERSMPAEAEAVHGLSDAFLADKPLFAERAHEFLDFIEDSPMVAHNAGFDFNFINFELQTCGHAEVSRDRMVDTVALAKVRHPGAKLSLDALCTRYGIDRSHRTKHGALLDAELLAQVYVELRGGRQIGLELGAEITEIVTETKILTRRDRPFRQPRSHAATEEELAAHAEFLKSVDTPLWGA; translated from the coding sequence ATGAGAGAGATCATCTTCGATACCGAAACGACGGGGTTCGACCCCAAAAACGGTGACCGGATGGTCGAAATCGGTTGCATAGAAATGGTCAACCGAGTGCTCACTGGACGCACCTTCCACGCCTATTTCAATCCCGAGCGGTCGATGCCGGCCGAAGCGGAGGCCGTCCACGGTCTTTCCGATGCTTTCCTGGCCGACAAGCCGCTGTTTGCCGAAAGGGCGCACGAGTTTCTCGACTTCATCGAAGACAGCCCGATGGTGGCGCATAACGCCGGGTTCGACTTCAACTTCATCAATTTCGAATTGCAGACCTGCGGTCATGCGGAAGTCAGCCGCGATCGGATGGTAGATACCGTGGCCCTGGCCAAGGTTCGCCATCCCGGCGCGAAGCTTTCGCTCGATGCGCTGTGCACACGCTATGGCATCGACCGCAGCCACCGCACGAAGCATGGCGCCCTGCTTGACGCGGAACTGCTGGCACAGGTCTATGTCGAGCTCCGCGGAGGCCGCCAGATCGGCCTCGAGCTGGGAGCCGAAATCACCGAGATCGTGACGGAAACGAAGATCCTCACACGAAGGGATCGACCTTTCCGTCAGCCGCGGTCCCACGCGGCCACCGAAGAGGAACTCGCCGCTCATGCGGAATTCCTCAAGTCGGTCGATACCCCGCTCTGGGGTGCCTGA
- the aroE gene encoding shikimate dehydrogenase has translation MTFSSRPQPYAEVIGDPIAQSKSPAIHNFWLGKQGIDARYEACRVASGGLPDYLAARRADAGWRGCNVTMPHKEDILPLLDRLDPLAQSIGAVNTVVREEDGTLVGYNTDVPGFLEPLRERLDQQHLFRMARVLGTGGAARAIIAALSRKGFVLVLAGRNPEKARALLEELVTGDDHHAIDLAHFSQATDFAFDDRKGIMDLVVNASPLGMTGQAPLDFDFSHVPPGSVIYDIVTSPLETSFLKEAREAGFETVDGLSMLIGQAAFAFEKFFGTFPLRDSDAELREILLK, from the coding sequence ATGACTTTTTCCTCCCGGCCCCAGCCCTATGCCGAAGTGATCGGCGATCCCATCGCCCAGTCCAAGTCCCCGGCGATCCATAATTTCTGGCTTGGCAAGCAAGGGATCGATGCACGCTACGAGGCTTGCCGCGTCGCTTCCGGCGGCTTGCCGGATTACCTCGCGGCTCGCCGCGCCGATGCCGGTTGGCGCGGTTGCAACGTGACGATGCCGCACAAGGAGGATATCCTTCCGCTGCTCGACCGGCTCGATCCGCTCGCGCAGAGCATCGGTGCGGTCAATACTGTCGTGCGCGAGGAAGACGGGACGCTGGTGGGCTACAATACCGATGTCCCCGGCTTCCTAGAACCGCTTCGGGAGCGACTCGATCAGCAGCACCTATTCCGCATGGCGCGTGTCCTCGGCACCGGCGGAGCTGCCCGCGCGATCATTGCCGCGCTTTCTCGCAAGGGCTTCGTGCTCGTCCTCGCCGGTCGCAATCCCGAAAAGGCGCGCGCCCTGCTCGAGGAACTGGTAACCGGAGACGACCACCACGCGATCGACCTCGCCCATTTCAGCCAGGCGACCGATTTTGCGTTTGACGACCGCAAGGGCATCATGGACCTCGTCGTCAATGCCAGCCCCTTGGGGATGACCGGTCAGGCACCGCTGGATTTTGATTTCAGTCATGTCCCTCCCGGCAGCGTGATCTATGACATTGTCACCAGCCCGCTGGAGACTTCTTTTCTGAAGGAGGCGCGCGAGGCCGGGTTCGAGACGGTGGACGGCCTGTCCATGCTTATCGGCCAGGCTGCTTTCGCCTTCGAGAAGTTCTTCGGCACATTTCCACTGCGCGACTCGGATGCCGAGCTTCGGGAGATTCTGCTCAAGTGA